One stretch of Glycine soja cultivar W05 chromosome 7, ASM419377v2, whole genome shotgun sequence DNA includes these proteins:
- the LOC114420377 gene encoding uncharacterized protein LOC114420377, with protein MLTWKNKYIHSENIIVEGNCSAVIQRILPPKHKDLESVTIPCSIGEVSVGKALIDLGANINLMSLSICWRLGELEIMPTWMTLQLADRSITKPYGVIEDVLVRVKHLIFPADFVVMDIEEDTYVPLILGRPFMATASCVVDMEKKKLEMGIEDQKIRFELFDEEKTLLDQNVCLEVKESEEKVLKERTKIDPG; from the coding sequence atgctcACATGGAAGAATAAGTACATTCACAGTGAAAACATCATTGTGGAAGGAAACTGCAGTGCTGTAATTCAGAGGattcttccacctaagcacaaagatctTGAGAGTGTGACTATTCCGTGTTCAATTGGTGAAGTTTCTGTTGGCAAGGCTCTtattgatttgggagccaatatTAATTTGATGTCACTTTCCATATGTTGGAGGCTtggagagttggagataatgCCGACTTGGATGACTTTACAGTTAGCAGATCGCTCCATCACCAAACCCTATGGAGTAATAGAGGATGTTTTGGTTCGGGTCAAACACCTTATCTTTCCTGctgactttgtggtaatggacaTAGAGGAAGATACATATGTTCCCTTAATTTTGGGGCGTCCATTTATGGCTACTGCAAGCTGTGTAGTAGACATGGAAAAGAAGAAGCTAGAAATGGGTATTGAAGACCAAAAGATTAGGTTTGAGctatttgatgaagaaaagaCATTGTTGGACCAGAATGTTtgtctagaggtgaaggagagcGAAGAGAAGGTTCTGAAGGAGAGAACCAAGATTGATCCAGGCTGA